One part of the Saprospiraceae bacterium genome encodes these proteins:
- a CDS encoding helix-turn-helix domain-containing protein: MNIYQETTPLKPQDIFVVLDSYNNGFDYPIHNHPEFELNLIIGISGSRIVGDSIERYMDADLVLLGPYLYHKWDGDDESKPYRVITIQFGIGLISGQFFQKEQFTNIRKLLENASEGIKFSGKTQAEAIPLMQALTEDKGFINVILFLRLLDLLAHATETRYLSNAGFATKVLSTHSDRLHIAYSYILKNFERSDLKLSDIASLINMSDSGFSHFFNKYSLKSYTAFLIDIRIGHACKNLLDTDETIGQICFKSGFNNLANFNRLFKKHRQCTPAKFRKKYLINTAFDWTQQVTPMQFTLSKGQTLSSEKPKSYATRLVHV, translated from the coding sequence ATGAATATTTATCAGGAAACCACACCCCTAAAACCGCAGGACATATTTGTAGTTTTAGATTCTTACAACAATGGTTTTGACTACCCTATCCACAATCATCCTGAGTTCGAATTAAACCTCATCATCGGTATATCAGGTAGCAGGATCGTCGGTGATTCTATTGAGCGATATATGGATGCAGATCTCGTTTTGTTAGGCCCATACTTATATCACAAATGGGATGGAGATGATGAATCAAAGCCTTACCGTGTGATCACCATACAGTTTGGTATTGGTTTGATCAGTGGTCAGTTTTTTCAAAAAGAACAATTTACAAACATTAGAAAACTTCTGGAAAATGCAAGTGAAGGCATCAAATTTTCAGGAAAGACCCAGGCCGAAGCTATACCCTTGATGCAAGCGCTGACGGAAGACAAAGGATTTATCAATGTCATTTTGTTTTTAAGATTGCTCGATCTCCTGGCACATGCTACGGAGACCCGCTATCTATCTAATGCAGGATTTGCTACAAAAGTATTGAGCACCCACAGCGATCGCCTGCACATAGCATACAGTTATATTCTGAAAAATTTTGAAAGATCAGATTTAAAATTAAGTGATATAGCTTCCCTGATCAATATGAGTGATTCTGGCTTCAGCCATTTTTTTAATAAATATTCTCTCAAGAGCTATACGGCCTTTTTAATAGATATCAGGATAGGTCATGCGTGTAAAAATTTATTGGATACTGATGAGACCATAGGTCAGATCTGTTTTAAGTCCGGATTTAATAATCTCGCCAATTTCAACAGGCTATTCAAAAAACACCGGCAATGCACTCCTGCTAAATTTAGAAAAAAATATTTAATAAATACTGCTTTTGACTGGACGCAACAGGTTACACCGATGCAATTTACTTTATCTAAGGGTCAGACGCTATCCAGTGAGAAGCCTAAGAGTTACGCGACGAGGTTGGTGCATGTGTGA
- a CDS encoding TonB-dependent receptor has product MLPSILNLFPMHRSVLTKQIAAKSRWTLLMVLFTVQLAVAQKFQLSGTVLSKEDQLPVIGASIVEKGTQNGTITDIDGAFVLSVSSPEAILLFSYIGLETIEVKVAGQMVLQVVMSSDISLLDEVIVTGYKKEIRSEVSAAIASIKSKDIDKLVVQSVEQALQGQAPGVMVTQSTGAPGDDIAVRIRGAGTLGNNNPLYVIDGVPTTGSINMFAIGDVASIEILKDGAAAAIYGSRAANGVVLITTKRGASGQPAFSFDVFTGLQQAIHLPQLLHASDYLTIRNEAITNANTLRDPVRQIKTYDPAILDTLTDTDWLSKVFSTAPISHYALTGSGGNEHGSFYLSGDYQTQDGIFRGQKFDKYQLRFNGDIGSKYIRVGNNFSFSHTDQKLVGSSGDGTGAGNELSGIRYALIAAPVFSGQYKDGSPVKVTSELGDPTLFGDGNANPLVFIDNTDWTIKRYRVFGNVFAEINPLTGLKLRTSLGGDFLFENEKLFKERLSDAIYNPTSLNENRVFNQTLIWNNTADYSKTIGKHKIAGLVGMEAIKNHTDYLGASGNNFRRTDPLFRYLNDNLPADINNVGSSGIATEWSLLSFFSQLSYAYDSRYVLSASVRRDGSSRFGPNNRWGTFPSVSAAWNIANEPFFKNITLISSLKLRASWGQLGNQEIGVYPYSSLVQTGQRVYSFGDKLVTGATIEETGNNNVKWETTTQSNAGMDLSIWKDRLSIITDVFRKKTSDILVRVPIPQAGGSQRPPYVNAGSVENKGIELGLIYKKHSKVFNYDLGVNISALHNSVTSIAGSAPILGGFGLSDGPLTRTEAGYAIGSFYLWKMAGIFQSQAEIDQSPFQSIDTRPGDVKFEDLNGDNKIDDKDRNHFGKPFPDFTYGINASLSYKQLDFSILGQGIQGNDVYFLYGNFAYETQSRGFNSYADILNRWTPTNTQTDIPKVSIDDRNGNRRPSTRFLEDGSYFRIRNITLGYDLKEILKIKALGACRIYVTVQNAFTWTKYPGLDPEIQANANDTQGLGLSSDLAVGVDWGTVPAPRTQIIGIKLNF; this is encoded by the coding sequence ATGTTGCCCTCTATATTAAATCTGTTTCCTATGCACAGATCAGTCTTGACAAAACAAATTGCAGCTAAATCGCGATGGACGCTTCTTATGGTTTTGTTTACTGTACAATTGGCGGTTGCACAAAAATTTCAACTGTCGGGTACTGTACTTTCAAAAGAAGATCAGCTGCCTGTGATCGGTGCTTCTATAGTTGAAAAAGGAACTCAAAACGGGACCATCACTGATATTGACGGTGCATTTGTGCTTTCGGTCAGTAGTCCTGAAGCCATCCTGCTTTTTTCTTACATTGGCTTGGAGACCATCGAAGTAAAAGTCGCCGGGCAGATGGTACTACAGGTAGTGATGTCTTCTGATATCTCTTTATTGGACGAAGTCATCGTCACAGGGTATAAAAAGGAAATTCGATCTGAAGTATCTGCAGCCATCGCTTCCATCAAGTCAAAAGATATCGACAAACTGGTCGTGCAGAGTGTAGAACAAGCTTTGCAAGGTCAGGCACCCGGGGTCATGGTGACACAATCCACAGGTGCACCGGGAGATGATATCGCAGTCAGGATTCGGGGCGCAGGCACACTGGGAAACAACAATCCACTGTATGTCATAGATGGGGTGCCAACTACAGGAAGCATCAATATGTTTGCCATCGGTGATGTCGCTTCGATAGAAATTTTAAAAGACGGCGCAGCTGCAGCTATCTATGGTTCACGGGCTGCCAATGGGGTCGTACTGATCACCACTAAAAGAGGAGCTTCAGGTCAGCCTGCATTTAGTTTTGATGTATTTACAGGATTACAGCAAGCGATCCATCTTCCTCAACTACTCCACGCCAGTGACTATCTCACTATACGCAATGAGGCTATCACCAATGCCAATACTTTAAGAGATCCGGTAAGACAAATCAAAACCTATGATCCGGCGATCCTGGATACTTTGACTGATACAGATTGGTTGAGTAAGGTATTTAGTACGGCACCTATCAGTCATTATGCTTTGACTGGTTCCGGCGGCAATGAGCATGGCAGTTTCTATTTGTCTGGTGACTATCAAACCCAGGACGGAATTTTCAGGGGACAAAAGTTTGACAAATACCAACTCCGGTTCAATGGAGATATAGGAAGTAAATATATAAGAGTAGGAAATAATTTTTCTTTTTCTCATACCGATCAGAAATTGGTCGGTTCCTCAGGCGATGGGACAGGTGCAGGCAACGAGCTCAGTGGTATTCGCTATGCACTGATCGCTGCGCCGGTTTTTTCCGGTCAATATAAGGATGGGAGTCCGGTCAAGGTCACCTCTGAATTGGGCGACCCTACATTGTTTGGTGATGGCAATGCCAATCCATTGGTTTTTATCGATAATACGGATTGGACGATCAAACGATATCGGGTGTTTGGAAATGTATTTGCAGAGATCAACCCTCTGACCGGATTAAAACTAAGAACCAGCCTGGGTGGAGATTTTTTATTTGAAAACGAAAAACTGTTCAAAGAAAGATTGTCAGATGCCATTTACAATCCGACTTCCCTCAACGAAAACAGAGTTTTTAATCAAACCTTGATCTGGAACAATACCGCTGATTATTCAAAGACGATTGGAAAACATAAAATCGCCGGATTGGTGGGCATGGAAGCCATTAAAAATCATACAGACTATCTCGGCGCCTCGGGCAATAATTTTAGAAGGACCGATCCATTATTTAGATATCTCAATGACAATCTGCCGGCAGATATCAATAATGTTGGATCCTCCGGCATCGCTACAGAATGGTCCTTATTATCCTTTTTTAGTCAACTAAGCTACGCTTATGATAGCCGCTACGTGTTGAGTGCCTCGGTGAGAAGGGATGGTTCATCACGATTTGGCCCCAACAATCGGTGGGGTACCTTTCCCTCCGTTTCAGCTGCCTGGAACATCGCCAACGAGCCTTTTTTTAAAAACATAACATTGATCTCCAGTCTCAAGTTGCGAGCGAGTTGGGGTCAGCTGGGCAACCAGGAGATCGGTGTATATCCTTATAGTTCGTTGGTGCAGACAGGGCAAAGGGTCTATTCGTTTGGCGACAAACTGGTGACAGGAGCTACCATCGAAGAGACCGGCAATAATAATGTCAAATGGGAGACTACCACCCAGTCCAATGCCGGCATGGATCTCAGCATCTGGAAAGACAGGCTGTCTATCATCACCGATGTATTCAGAAAAAAAACCAGTGATATCCTGGTCAGGGTACCTATACCCCAGGCAGGAGGATCCCAACGACCTCCTTATGTCAATGCAGGATCTGTGGAGAATAAAGGCATCGAACTGGGATTGATTTATAAAAAACACAGTAAAGTATTTAATTATGACCTGGGTGTGAACATCTCAGCGCTGCACAATTCAGTCACTTCTATCGCAGGCAGTGCACCCATCCTTGGGGGATTTGGATTGTCAGATGGCCCGCTGACCCGGACAGAAGCTGGGTATGCTATAGGTTCGTTTTATTTGTGGAAAATGGCTGGCATTTTTCAAAGTCAGGCAGAAATAGATCAAAGTCCATTTCAATCGATAGATACCAGGCCGGGTGATGTAAAATTTGAAGATTTAAATGGTGACAACAAAATAGATGATAAGGATCGAAATCATTTTGGCAAGCCATTTCCTGATTTTACCTACGGTATCAATGCCAGCTTGAGTTATAAACAATTGGATTTTTCCATCCTGGGTCAGGGCATTCAGGGCAATGATGTATATTTTCTATATGGCAATTTTGCATATGAAACACAGTCTCGTGGATTCAATTCATATGCCGATATTCTAAATCGCTGGACTCCCACCAATACCCAAACCGATATTCCGAAAGTCAGCATTGATGACCGCAATGGCAACCGGCGACCTTCGACCAGGTTTTTAGAAGATGGCTCATATTTCAGAATTCGCAACATCACCCTCGGTTATGACCTTAAAGAGATATTGAAAATAAAAGCACTCGGGGCATGCAGGATATATGTCACCGTACAGAATGCATTTACCTGGACCAAATACCCTGGGCTCGACCCTGAGATCCAGGCTAATGCCAATGATACCCAGGGGCTGGGCCTGTCTTCTGACCTTGCAGTAGGGGTCGACTGGGGGACAGTACCTGCACCCCGTACTCAAATCATAGGAATCAAATTGAATTTTTAA
- a CDS encoding RagB/SusD family nutrient uptake outer membrane protein — MYRPHRSSIKYLAILSVVLVGTSCERILDKDPIGILDAGSFFQTEQDALQAVNAAYQPLTFSNTNNNFYWAFGVLAGDEAITGGDGSRTGLVELDALTHTPRTDEINSFWVLQYTGITQCNLVLDQIKTITFNKTVQNRITGEALFLRAYYYFLLTQVFGDVPLYTTIETPDRLRIPRDGVSAIYIQILADLDLAATYLPIQYGAADVGRATQGAAMALAAKINIYQKNWTKALEYIAKVKSLNVYALVTDYADNFRKNTQNNAESVWEIQHTNLELGIGNSINQWWYSKKIVGGYGFAEVTASFVASFEVDDPRRKNTIVMNNEDYFGVVYKNSFSSTRYSPRKYLQADSTVTQKADGDINYTAIRYAEVLLWEAEALTALDRTAEAIVPLEVVRARARKLSDHPLTALPKVTTTDKQIMTAAIRHERQVELGLEMHRFFDLVRWGTASTTLPGFQAGKHEVFPLPQIEIDLNTKLIQNPGY; from the coding sequence ATGTATAGACCGCATCGATCATCAATAAAATACCTGGCCATCCTTTCTGTAGTCCTGGTAGGGACATCATGTGAGCGTATTTTAGATAAAGATCCCATCGGTATCCTCGATGCAGGATCATTTTTTCAAACCGAACAGGATGCGCTCCAAGCCGTCAATGCAGCCTATCAGCCACTGACTTTTAGCAATACCAATAATAATTTTTACTGGGCTTTTGGAGTCCTGGCGGGAGATGAAGCCATCACAGGAGGAGATGGCTCCAGGACAGGTTTGGTCGAACTCGATGCTTTGACGCATACACCCCGAACCGATGAAATCAATAGTTTTTGGGTATTGCAGTATACAGGTATCACCCAATGTAACCTTGTGCTCGATCAAATCAAAACCATCACCTTTAATAAAACTGTTCAAAATAGAATCACCGGTGAAGCGCTGTTTCTTAGAGCCTATTATTATTTTTTATTGACGCAGGTATTTGGTGATGTACCCTTGTATACGACCATTGAGACTCCTGATAGATTGAGGATACCACGCGATGGGGTTTCTGCAATCTATATTCAAATCCTCGCTGACCTGGACCTTGCAGCTACCTATCTGCCCATTCAATACGGTGCTGCCGATGTCGGGCGAGCTACTCAAGGGGCCGCCATGGCGTTGGCTGCCAAAATAAATATCTATCAAAAAAATTGGACCAAAGCACTTGAATACATTGCAAAAGTAAAATCCTTGAATGTTTACGCGCTCGTCACTGATTATGCAGATAACTTCAGAAAAAATACTCAAAACAATGCGGAGTCTGTATGGGAAATCCAGCACACCAACCTGGAACTAGGCATCGGCAATTCGATCAATCAGTGGTGGTATTCTAAAAAAATAGTAGGAGGATATGGATTTGCAGAAGTGACTGCCTCCTTCGTGGCATCTTTTGAGGTTGATGATCCAAGGCGTAAAAATACTATCGTCATGAATAACGAAGATTATTTCGGGGTAGTGTATAAAAATTCTTTTTCATCCACCCGATACAGTCCACGTAAATATTTGCAGGCGGACAGTACAGTCACTCAAAAAGCGGACGGGGATATCAATTATACAGCTATCCGATATGCAGAAGTATTGCTATGGGAGGCTGAAGCATTGACAGCACTGGATAGAACAGCCGAAGCTATCGTACCTCTTGAAGTCGTGCGTGCACGTGCGCGTAAACTGTCTGATCATCCATTGACTGCGCTGCCAAAGGTGACGACCACAGACAAACAGATCATGACAGCAGCGATCAGGCACGAACGCCAGGTAGAACTAGGATTGGAGATGCATCGATTTTTTGACCTGGTGCGGTGGGGTACGGCGTCGACTACGCTTCCAGGTTTTCAAGCCGGCAAACATGAAGTATTTCCTTTACCGCAAATAGAAATTGATTTAAATACCAAGCTAATACAAAATCCAGGGTACTGA